One window of Rasiella rasia genomic DNA carries:
- a CDS encoding TonB-dependent receptor, with amino-acid sequence MSIRLLTTTLLILFFTNLSAQQIIVLDQESKQPIAGVALFNSEKSTSAITDFDGHVDISVFDASEVITFQHVSHVAYSVQKNNITNGLVYLSEDTSVLDEVVLSVSKFGQSKREVPQQIVSVTSEDILFGNPQTAADLLESSGKVYVQKSQLGGGSPLIRGFSTNRLLIAVDGVRFNTAIFRGGNVQNVISIDPFAIERTEVILGPGSVPYGSDAVGGVMNFYTKKPKFSFEEGMALSGNATARYATANSEKTGHFDFNIGLKEWSFLTSVTYSDFDDLRMGSNGPDDYLRPEYVEIINGVDTVVPNDNPLVQRPTGYNQINAMQKVRYMPTENWDFNLGLFYTTTSDYSRYDRLIRERDGVLRSAEWYYGPQEWMSGNLQITNKGTGIYDESNLTLSFQNFKESRNDRDLGATTLFETDEEVNAYTAGWDFTKKFGKNTLFYGLEYVFNKVNSVGQQTDVSTGVSSPDASRYPDGSTWQSLAAYASLQSKFTDNLSFQGGLRYNQILVDATFDTQFFNFPFSEANINTGALTGSAGFAWQASDILGWKLNFGTAFRAPNIDDIGKIFDSEPGSVVVPNPNLKPEYAYNGELGATLDFSKVVTIEMSTFYTVLNDALVRRDFSLNGETEIDYQGEASTVQAIQNAAKAEVYGFEVGMEINFSEALQLTSQYNITDGFSEEDDGTRAPSRHIAPMFGNTHLLFKWNKLKLDAFGEYNGQFDFEDLAPSQQSNAFLYALDENGNPFAPNWLTLNFGAQYDITEALQVNAVLENITDERYRPYSSGIAAAGRNLIVAASYSF; translated from the coding sequence ATGAGCATACGCCTACTAACAACCACCCTTTTAATTTTATTTTTTACTAACCTTTCAGCCCAACAAATTATAGTACTTGATCAAGAATCTAAACAACCCATCGCAGGGGTTGCTTTGTTTAATTCGGAAAAGTCTACTTCTGCAATAACCGATTTCGATGGTCATGTAGATATTTCGGTTTTTGATGCTTCAGAAGTAATTACTTTTCAGCACGTTTCGCATGTAGCTTATTCGGTACAAAAAAACAATATTACCAATGGTCTAGTCTATCTATCTGAAGATACTAGTGTGTTGGATGAAGTAGTGCTGTCTGTATCCAAATTTGGTCAAAGCAAAAGAGAAGTACCGCAACAAATAGTGAGTGTAACCAGTGAGGATATTCTGTTTGGCAATCCGCAAACAGCAGCAGATTTGTTGGAGAGTAGCGGAAAAGTATACGTTCAAAAAAGCCAGTTAGGCGGTGGTAGCCCGTTAATTAGAGGTTTTTCTACCAATAGATTGTTAATTGCAGTAGACGGTGTACGTTTTAACACCGCTATTTTTCGCGGCGGAAATGTACAAAATGTCATCTCTATAGATCCATTTGCCATAGAACGTACGGAAGTTATTTTAGGCCCTGGTTCAGTTCCTTACGGAAGTGATGCGGTTGGGGGTGTAATGAATTTTTATACAAAAAAGCCGAAATTTTCTTTCGAAGAAGGCATGGCGCTTTCCGGAAATGCGACAGCTCGATATGCTACCGCAAACTCAGAAAAAACAGGTCATTTCGATTTTAATATCGGACTCAAAGAATGGTCTTTTTTAACCAGTGTTACGTATAGTGATTTTGATGATTTGCGAATGGGAAGCAATGGTCCAGACGACTATTTGCGACCTGAGTATGTAGAAATTATTAATGGTGTTGATACCGTTGTGCCTAACGACAACCCTTTGGTACAACGTCCAACAGGTTATAATCAGATTAACGCCATGCAAAAAGTGCGATACATGCCTACAGAGAACTGGGACTTTAATTTAGGCTTGTTTTACACTACCACAAGCGATTATTCTAGATACGATAGGCTTATTCGTGAAAGAGACGGTGTACTTCGTTCTGCAGAATGGTATTATGGTCCACAAGAATGGATGAGTGGAAATTTGCAGATTACTAATAAAGGAACTGGTATTTACGATGAAAGTAACTTAACCTTGTCGTTTCAAAATTTTAAAGAAAGCCGAAACGATCGCGATTTAGGTGCCACTACATTGTTTGAAACCGATGAAGAAGTAAACGCATATACTGCTGGATGGGATTTTACTAAGAAATTCGGTAAAAACACGCTGTTTTATGGGCTCGAGTATGTTTTTAATAAAGTAAATAGTGTTGGTCAGCAAACAGATGTTTCTACTGGAGTAAGTAGCCCAGACGCTTCTCGCTATCCAGATGGAAGCACTTGGCAATCGTTAGCAGCCTATGCTAGTTTACAATCTAAATTTACAGACAATCTTTCGTTTCAAGGAGGATTGAGGTACAACCAGATTTTAGTAGATGCTACTTTCGACACACAATTTTTTAATTTTCCTTTTTCCGAAGCAAACATAAACACAGGTGCACTAACGGGAAGTGCTGGTTTTGCATGGCAAGCAAGCGACATACTAGGGTGGAAACTAAACTTTGGTACCGCCTTTAGAGCGCCTAATATTGACGATATAGGAAAGATATTTGATAGCGAGCCAGGAAGTGTAGTAGTGCCAAACCCTAATTTAAAACCTGAGTATGCTTATAATGGTGAGCTAGGAGCTACCTTAGACTTTAGCAAGGTGGTTACTATAGAAATGTCTACTTTTTATACCGTATTAAATGATGCCCTTGTACGACGTGATTTTTCACTAAATGGTGAAACTGAAATAGATTATCAAGGAGAAGCTAGTACTGTACAAGCAATACAAAATGCAGCCAAAGCCGAAGTCTATGGTTTTGAAGTTGGAATGGAAATTAACTTTTCCGAAGCATTGCAACTAACTTCGCAATATAATATTACAGATGGTTTTTCTGAAGAAGACGATGGCACTCGCGCACCGAGTAGGCATATTGCTCCAATGTTTGGTAACACACACTTGCTATTTAAATGGAATAAGTTAAAACTTGATGCTTTTGGAGAATATAATGGGCAATTCGATTTTGAAGATTTAGCTCCTAGCCAACAGAGTAATGCATTTTTATATGCACTCGACGAAAATGGGAACCCATTTGCACCAAATTGGCTTACCTTGAATTTTGGTGCGCAATATGATATTACAGAGGCATTGCAAGTAAACGCGGTGCTAGAAAACATTACCGATGAGCGATATAGACCGTACTCAAGTGGTATTGCAGCAGCAGGTAGAAATTTGATTGTGGCAGCTAGCTATAGCTTCTAA